In the Helianthus annuus cultivar XRQ/B chromosome 11, HanXRQr2.0-SUNRISE, whole genome shotgun sequence genome, one interval contains:
- the LOC110882974 gene encoding uncharacterized protein LOC110882974 gives MEIVSMFMNRACNLGIFHGCKLPNRGPVISHLCYANDVLFIGEWSEKNILALNCLLRWLSLVTGLKVNRSKSKLYGVGVSPSEVSALAGVANCEAGSFPLLHLGIPIGVNMKRAKFWKPVLDKFSAKLSKWKARHLSFAGRMTLAKSVLDSLPSYFLSLFAAPKCIIQKMEEIRREFVWGKFVSSHKLRWIRWDFMMQSKKLGGMGLGRIH, from the coding sequence ATGGAGATAGTCAGTATGTTTATGAATAGGGCGTGTAACTTGGGTATTTTTCATGGGTGTAAGCTTCCTAATAGAGGCCCAGTTATTTCTCATCTCTGCTATGCGAATGACGTCCTCTTCATAGGGGAATGGTCGGAAAAAAATATCTTAGCTTTAAACTGTTTATTAAGATGGCTGAGCTTAGTTACCGGTCTTAAAGTTAATCGGAGCAAAAGTAAATTATATGGAGTGGGTGTTTCGCCTTCTGAGGTCTCTGCTTTAGCGGGGGTGGCAAATTGCGAGGCGGGTTCCTTTCCTCTTCTGCACTTAGGCATACCCATTGGAGTTAATATGAAAAGAGCTAAATTTTGGAAGCCGGTGCTTGACAAATTTTCGGCTAAGCTTTCCAAATGGAAAGCGAGACATCTTTCTTTCGCGGGCCGTATGACTCTTGCAAAATCTGTTCTCGATAGCCTCCCCTCCTATTTCCTTTCTTTATTCGCTGCCCCTAAGTGTATTATTCAAAAGATGGAAGAGATTAGAAGAGAGTTTGTGTGGGGTAAATTTGTGTCGAGCCACAAGTTGAGATGGATCCGGTGGGATTTTATGATGCAATCGAAGAAACTGGGAGGAATGGGGTTAGGGAGGATTCATTAG
- the LOC110882973 gene encoding uncharacterized protein LOC110882973 — MANGEAWKWRSDLNGAFSIKQVRLDLELASVESDNNDFIFGWNSWPPPKVNYLLWRALIGKIASRVGLVRRGIPLLDCSCPRCGMNAEDPDYIFFNCIWSRSVWWNMLIWMRINFPVEISNIKDLFGFIQNRPGSSKWKRVVYTVALATVWWIWKARNEMVFERRFIPVGIIVEQVKEDAYLWISNRSKLIQASRENWRMFNISVML; from the coding sequence ATGGCTAACGGTGAAGCGTGGAAATGGAGGTCGGATCTTAATGGGGCTTTCTCAATTAAACAGGTCCGGTTGGATTTGGAGCTGGCAAGCGTGGAATCTGATAATAATGACTTCATTTTCGGATGGAACAGTTGGCCTCCCCCGAAAGTCAACTATCTTCTATGGAGAGCTCTAATCGGTAAGATCGCTTCTAGAGTTGGTTTGGTTCGAAGGGGTATCCCTCTTCTGGACTGCTCCTGTCCTCGCTGCGGTATGAATGCGGAAGACCCGGACTACATATTCTTTAATTGTATTTGGTCGCGTAGCGTCTGGTGGAACATGTTAATTTGGATGCGAATCAATTTCCCGGTTGAGATTTCTAATATCAAAGATCTGTTTGGATTCATCCAGAATCGGCCGGGGAGTTCTAAGTGGAAACGGGTGGTCTACACCGTTGCGTTGGCGACTGTATGGTGGATTTGGAAAGCTAGAAATGAGATGGTTTTTGAGCGTCGTTTCATTCCGGTCGGCATTATCGTGGAGCAGGTGAAAGAAGACGCTTATTTGTGGATTAGCAATCGGTCAAAACTGATCCAGGCCAGCCGGGAAAACTGGAGGATGTTCAACATTTCAGTTATGTTGTAA
- the LOC110883049 gene encoding uncharacterized protein LOC110883049 has product MNKLKQRGEAFICEKEIREADFAPFGIIAKFNALGWGAATKCYDGETKKMYDKQIQEWVASLECPPFKAPNKMRLVGKCNGVKVEMSYDSLRRVAKFDDGPANEYIYPSLRDLYHEPAKHEQWQAMLDYLFLPGTTHGKLYRRNLRMEAKLLLTLCMYNVMPRRGDKMEVRFQEVPVLYMLMNGSPKVPFRFLVLNNIWLSKISGERKIIPHCRLITALLKKYGAIKGDERGSYKRFRPFDLKNLGSDWTYTESDRFHKLKTDGRRWRALKVDARPLRPGEEEEPESTDDEVSGDDDYREDTFTVDAQVRGVGQAGVQGAGVQSGYVGSAFDYAQQAYDPYWAHSGDMGQIIQQRRPPTFGDWSEPNQVLFDQQTFLGASAERAIKRSYDRNEQLNRAHRYAHEEEMNNRYLDDRQRRMHDQWHAGQPVVGDPPVVDYTTLPPYDGSVSYPTPPLHHSQWVDPHAMSYQQANPSSDQGSSSGGGAFGFGEWTDVMTSIFGPPQPKYY; this is encoded by the coding sequence ATGAACAAGTTAAAACAAAGGGGAGAAGcgtttatttgtgaaaaagaaatccGGGAGGCGGATTTTGCCCCGTTTGGGATCATCGCCAAGTTTAATGCGTTGGGTTGGGGAGCGGCCACAAAATGCTATGATGGTGAGACGAAGAAAATGTATGACAAGCAAATTCAAGAGTGGGTGGCATCACTCGAATGTCCCCCATTCAAGGCTCCGAACAAGATGCGATTAGTTGGGAAGTGTAATGGTGTAAAAGTGGAAATGTCATATGATTCTTTGCGCCGGGTGGCAAAGTTTGATGATGGGCCGGCCAATGAATATATCTACCCGAGTCTTAGGGATCTTTATCATGAGCCCGCGAAACATGAACAATGGCAAGCCATGCTTGATTACCTCTTCCTTCCGGGCACAACACATGGGAAATTATATAGAAGAAATTTAAGGATGGAAGCAAAGTTGTTATTGACGTTGTGCATGTACAATGTCATGCCTAGGCGGGGTGATAAGATGGAGGTGCGGTTTCAAGAAGTACCAgttttgtatatgttgatgaaTGGGTCACCCAAGGTTCCCTTCCGATTTTTGGTACTAAACAACATTTGGTTGAGCAAGATTAGCGGGGAAAGGAAGATTATACCCCATTGCCGGTTGATTACGGCATTACTCAAGAAGTATGGGGCAATCAAAGGAGATGAAAGAGGTTCTTACAAGAGGTTTAGACCATTCGACCTTAAGAATCTTGGGTCGGATTGGACGTACACCGAATCGGATAGGTTTCATAAGTTGAAAACGGATGGTAGAAGGTGGAGAGCGTTAAAAGTAGATGCGAGACCGTTACGACCGGGGGAGGAAGAGGAGCCCGAGTCAACGGATGATGAAGTGAGTGGGGATGATGATTACCGCGAAGACACATTCACGGTAGATGCTCAAGTAAGAGGTGTTGGTCAAGCGGGGGTTCAAGGAGCCGGTGTACAATCTGGCTATGTGGGGAGTGCATTTGACTATGCACAACAGGCGTATGACCCGTATTGGGCCCATTCGGGGGATATGGGTCAAATCATTCAACAAAGGCGACCACCCACATTCGGTGATTGGAGTGAACCGAACCAAGTGTTATTTGATCAACAAACTTTTTTGGGTGCTAGTGCGGAAAGGGCTATCAAAAGAAGCTATGATAGGAATGAGCAATTGAACCGTGCTCATAGATATGCCCATGAAGAAGAGATGAATAACCGTTACTTGGATGATCGGCAAAGGCGCATGCACGACCAATGGCATGCGGGGCAACCGGTTGTGGGAGATCCACCCGTTGTGGACTACACCACACTTCCACCATATGATGGTAGTGTGTCATACCCCACCCCACCATTGCACCACTCTCAATGGGTGGATCCGCATGCTATGAGTTACCAACAAGCAAACCCAAGTAGTGATCAAGGAAGCAGTAGTGGCGGTGGAGCATTTGGTTTTGGTGAATGGACGGATGTGATGACATCCATCTTTGGGCCTCCACAGCCGAAGTATTACTAG